A single region of the Cucumis melo cultivar AY chromosome 3, USDA_Cmelo_AY_1.0, whole genome shotgun sequence genome encodes:
- the LOC103485496 gene encoding protoporphyrinogen oxidase 2 isoform X5: MKERIQWQAFLTTESEPEVQCLLDDLGLRDKQQFPISQNKRYIVRNGVPVLLPTNPIALIKSNFLSAKSKFQIILEPFLWKKYDSSKVSDDGTDESVGGFFQRHFGKEVVDYLIDPIVAGTSAGDPDSLSMSHSFPELWNIEKRFGSILAGLVLSKFSTKKESGGVRNGTTEKRKPRRGSFSFQNGMQTLTDTLSKELGEDALKLRSEVLSLSYNAGKYASQNWSLIYSKDKNSKDLIADAVIMTAPVCSVREMKFMKGGIPFPLNFLPEVAYMPLSVMITTFRKESVKRPLEGFGVLVPSLEQQNGLRTLGTLFSSMMFPNRASNDEYLYTTFIGGSRNRELAKSSTDELKQIVTTDLRQLLGVEGEPTFVNHFYWSKAFPLYGRNYDSVVKAIETMEKNLPGFFYAGNHRDGLSVGKSIASGCKAADLVISYLESSTDQSCAE; this comes from the exons ATGAAGGAGCGAATACAATGGCAAGCTTTCTTGACA ACTGAGAGTGAACCAGAGGTCCAGTGCTTACTTGATGATCTTGGACTTCGAGACAAACAACAATTT CCAATTTCTCAAAATAAACGATATATAGTGAGGAATGGGGTGCCAGTACTG TTGCCTACAAATCCCATTGCATTGATCAAGAGCAACTTTCTCTCTGCAAAATCAAAG TTTCAGATCATTTTGGAGCCATTTTTGTGGAAAAAGTACGATTCATCGAAAGTGTCAGATGATGGTACTGATGAAAG TGTGGGTGGGTTCTTTCAGCGCCACTTTGGAAAAGAG GTTGTTGACTATCTAATTGACCCTATTGTTGCTGGTACAAGTGCTGGAGATCCTGACTCTCTTTCT ATGAGTCATTCATTTCCGGAGCTGTGGAATATAGAGAAAAG GTTTGGTTCTATTTTAGCCGGATTAGTCCTCTCAAAATTCTCTACCAAAAAGGAGAGTGGTGGAGTGAGAAATGGTACTACAGAAAAAAGGAAACCTCGCCGTGGTTCCTTTTCCTTTCAGAATGGAATGCAG ACACTCACTGATACACTAAGCAAAGAGCTTGGTGAGGACGCACTTAAGTTAAGATCTGAAGTTTTGTCACTATCTTACAATGCTGGGAAATACGCATCACAAAATTGGTCACTCATTTATTCTAAGGACAAGAATTCAAAGGATTTAATTGCTGATGCTGTTATCATGACG GCTCCTGTTTGCAGTGTCAGAGAAATGAAGTTTATGAAAGGAGGAATTCCCTTTCCCCTAAATTTTCTTCCCGAG GTGGCTTACATGCCGTTATCCGTCATGATAACTACCTTCAGAAAGGAGAGTGTTAAGCGACCACTGGAAGGATTTGGAGTTCTTGTACCTTCCTTAGAACAACAAAATGGTTTAAGAACCCTTG GCACGCTCTTTTCCTCCATGATGTTTCCAAATCGTGCATCAAACGATGAATATCTGTATACTACTTTTATTGGAGGGAGTCGAAACAGGGAGCTTGCAAAGTCATCAAC AGACGAGTTAAAGCAAATTGTTACAACGGATCTGAGACAGCTGTTGGGAGTTGAAGGAGAGCCCACTTTTGTCAA CCATTTCTATTGGAGCAAAGCATTTCCCTTATATGGGCGTAACTATGATTCAGTTGTGAAGGCGATTGaaacaatggaaaaaaatcTTCCTGGTTTCTTTTATGCAG GTAACCACAGGGATGGTTTGTCTGTTGGCAAATCTATAGCCTCCGGATGTAAAGCTGCTGATCTTGTAATTTCTTATCTGGAATCTTCTACTGACCAATCATGCGCTGAATAA
- the LOC103485496 gene encoding protoporphyrinogen oxidase 2 isoform X4 yields the protein MKSSQSSRKKVAVVGAGVSGLAAAYKLKSHGFDVTVLEADERAGGKLRSVSYKGLIWDEGANTMTESEPEVQCLLDDLGLRDKQQFPISQNKRYIVRNGVPVLFQIILEPFLWKKYDSSKVSDDGTDESVGGFFQRHFGKEVVDYLIDPIVAGTSAGDPDSLSMSHSFPELWNIEKRFGSILAGLVLSKFSTKKESGGVRNGTTEKRKPRRGSFSFQNGMQTLTDTLSKELGEDALKLRSEVLSLSYNAGKYASQNWSLIYSKDKNSKDLIADAVIMTAPVCSVREMKFMKGGIPFPLNFLPEVAYMPLSVMITTFRKESVKRPLEGFGVLVPSLEQQNGLRTLGTLFSSMMFPNRASNDEYLYTTFIGGSRNRELAKSSTDELKQIVTTDLRQLLGVEGEPTFVNHFYWSKAFPLYGRNYDSVVKAIETMEKNLPGFFYAGNHRDGLSVGKSIASGCKAADLVISYLESSTDQSCAE from the exons ATGAAGTCTTCACAAT CCTCCAGAAAAAAGGTGGCTGTTGTTGGCGCTGGTGTTAG TGGGCTTGCTGCGGCCTACAAATTGAAATCACATGGTTTCGATGTTACGGTGCTTGAAGCAGATGAAAGAGCTGGAGGAAAGTTAAGAAGTGTCTCATACAAAGGACTTATCTGGGATGAAGGAGCGAATACAATG ACTGAGAGTGAACCAGAGGTCCAGTGCTTACTTGATGATCTTGGACTTCGAGACAAACAACAATTT CCAATTTCTCAAAATAAACGATATATAGTGAGGAATGGGGTGCCAGTACTG TTTCAGATCATTTTGGAGCCATTTTTGTGGAAAAAGTACGATTCATCGAAAGTGTCAGATGATGGTACTGATGAAAG TGTGGGTGGGTTCTTTCAGCGCCACTTTGGAAAAGAG GTTGTTGACTATCTAATTGACCCTATTGTTGCTGGTACAAGTGCTGGAGATCCTGACTCTCTTTCT ATGAGTCATTCATTTCCGGAGCTGTGGAATATAGAGAAAAG GTTTGGTTCTATTTTAGCCGGATTAGTCCTCTCAAAATTCTCTACCAAAAAGGAGAGTGGTGGAGTGAGAAATGGTACTACAGAAAAAAGGAAACCTCGCCGTGGTTCCTTTTCCTTTCAGAATGGAATGCAG ACACTCACTGATACACTAAGCAAAGAGCTTGGTGAGGACGCACTTAAGTTAAGATCTGAAGTTTTGTCACTATCTTACAATGCTGGGAAATACGCATCACAAAATTGGTCACTCATTTATTCTAAGGACAAGAATTCAAAGGATTTAATTGCTGATGCTGTTATCATGACG GCTCCTGTTTGCAGTGTCAGAGAAATGAAGTTTATGAAAGGAGGAATTCCCTTTCCCCTAAATTTTCTTCCCGAG GTGGCTTACATGCCGTTATCCGTCATGATAACTACCTTCAGAAAGGAGAGTGTTAAGCGACCACTGGAAGGATTTGGAGTTCTTGTACCTTCCTTAGAACAACAAAATGGTTTAAGAACCCTTG GCACGCTCTTTTCCTCCATGATGTTTCCAAATCGTGCATCAAACGATGAATATCTGTATACTACTTTTATTGGAGGGAGTCGAAACAGGGAGCTTGCAAAGTCATCAAC AGACGAGTTAAAGCAAATTGTTACAACGGATCTGAGACAGCTGTTGGGAGTTGAAGGAGAGCCCACTTTTGTCAA CCATTTCTATTGGAGCAAAGCATTTCCCTTATATGGGCGTAACTATGATTCAGTTGTGAAGGCGATTGaaacaatggaaaaaaatcTTCCTGGTTTCTTTTATGCAG GTAACCACAGGGATGGTTTGTCTGTTGGCAAATCTATAGCCTCCGGATGTAAAGCTGCTGATCTTGTAATTTCTTATCTGGAATCTTCTACTGACCAATCATGCGCTGAATAA
- the LOC103485496 gene encoding protoporphyrinogen oxidase 2 isoform X3, whose amino-acid sequence MASPPKQDQPTSRKKVAVVGAGVSGLAAAYKLKSHGFDVTVLEADERAGGKLRSVSYKGLIWDEGANTMTESEPEVQCLLDDLGLRDKQQFPISQNKRYIVRNGVPVLFQIILEPFLWKKYDSSKVSDDGTDESVGGFFQRHFGKEVVDYLIDPIVAGTSAGDPDSLSMSHSFPELWNIEKRFGSILAGLVLSKFSTKKESGGVRNGTTEKRKPRRGSFSFQNGMQTLTDTLSKELGEDALKLRSEVLSLSYNAGKYASQNWSLIYSKDKNSKDLIADAVIMTAPVCSVREMKFMKGGIPFPLNFLPEVAYMPLSVMITTFRKESVKRPLEGFGVLVPSLEQQNGLRTLGTLFSSMMFPNRASNDEYLYTTFIGGSRNRELAKSSTDELKQIVTTDLRQLLGVEGEPTFVNHFYWSKAFPLYGRNYDSVVKAIETMEKNLPGFFYAGNHRDGLSVGKSIASGCKAADLVISYLESSTDQSCAE is encoded by the exons ATGGCCTCCCCACCCAAACAAGACCAGCCAA CCTCCAGAAAAAAGGTGGCTGTTGTTGGCGCTGGTGTTAG TGGGCTTGCTGCGGCCTACAAATTGAAATCACATGGTTTCGATGTTACGGTGCTTGAAGCAGATGAAAGAGCTGGAGGAAAGTTAAGAAGTGTCTCATACAAAGGACTTATCTGGGATGAAGGAGCGAATACAATG ACTGAGAGTGAACCAGAGGTCCAGTGCTTACTTGATGATCTTGGACTTCGAGACAAACAACAATTT CCAATTTCTCAAAATAAACGATATATAGTGAGGAATGGGGTGCCAGTACTG TTTCAGATCATTTTGGAGCCATTTTTGTGGAAAAAGTACGATTCATCGAAAGTGTCAGATGATGGTACTGATGAAAG TGTGGGTGGGTTCTTTCAGCGCCACTTTGGAAAAGAG GTTGTTGACTATCTAATTGACCCTATTGTTGCTGGTACAAGTGCTGGAGATCCTGACTCTCTTTCT ATGAGTCATTCATTTCCGGAGCTGTGGAATATAGAGAAAAG GTTTGGTTCTATTTTAGCCGGATTAGTCCTCTCAAAATTCTCTACCAAAAAGGAGAGTGGTGGAGTGAGAAATGGTACTACAGAAAAAAGGAAACCTCGCCGTGGTTCCTTTTCCTTTCAGAATGGAATGCAG ACACTCACTGATACACTAAGCAAAGAGCTTGGTGAGGACGCACTTAAGTTAAGATCTGAAGTTTTGTCACTATCTTACAATGCTGGGAAATACGCATCACAAAATTGGTCACTCATTTATTCTAAGGACAAGAATTCAAAGGATTTAATTGCTGATGCTGTTATCATGACG GCTCCTGTTTGCAGTGTCAGAGAAATGAAGTTTATGAAAGGAGGAATTCCCTTTCCCCTAAATTTTCTTCCCGAG GTGGCTTACATGCCGTTATCCGTCATGATAACTACCTTCAGAAAGGAGAGTGTTAAGCGACCACTGGAAGGATTTGGAGTTCTTGTACCTTCCTTAGAACAACAAAATGGTTTAAGAACCCTTG GCACGCTCTTTTCCTCCATGATGTTTCCAAATCGTGCATCAAACGATGAATATCTGTATACTACTTTTATTGGAGGGAGTCGAAACAGGGAGCTTGCAAAGTCATCAAC AGACGAGTTAAAGCAAATTGTTACAACGGATCTGAGACAGCTGTTGGGAGTTGAAGGAGAGCCCACTTTTGTCAA CCATTTCTATTGGAGCAAAGCATTTCCCTTATATGGGCGTAACTATGATTCAGTTGTGAAGGCGATTGaaacaatggaaaaaaatcTTCCTGGTTTCTTTTATGCAG GTAACCACAGGGATGGTTTGTCTGTTGGCAAATCTATAGCCTCCGGATGTAAAGCTGCTGATCTTGTAATTTCTTATCTGGAATCTTCTACTGACCAATCATGCGCTGAATAA
- the LOC103485496 gene encoding protoporphyrinogen oxidase 2 isoform X1: protein MASPPKQDQPTSRKKVAVVGAGVSGLAAAYKLKSHGFDVTVLEADERAGGKLRSVSYKGLIWDEGANTMTESEPEVQCLLDDLGLRDKQQFPISQNKRYIVRNGVPVLLPTNPIALIKSNFLSAKSKFQIILEPFLWKKYDSSKVSDDGTDESVGGFFQRHFGKEVVDYLIDPIVAGTSAGDPDSLSMSHSFPELWNIEKRFGSILAGLVLSKFSTKKESGGVRNGTTEKRKPRRGSFSFQNGMQTLTDTLSKELGEDALKLRSEVLSLSYNAGKYASQNWSLIYSKDKNSKDLIADAVIMTAPVCSVREMKFMKGGIPFPLNFLPEVAYMPLSVMITTFRKESVKRPLEGFGVLVPSLEQQNGLRTLGTLFSSMMFPNRASNDEYLYTTFIGGSRNRELAKSSTDELKQIVTTDLRQLLGVEGEPTFVNHFYWSKAFPLYGRNYDSVVKAIETMEKNLPGFFYAGNHRDGLSVGKSIASGCKAADLVISYLESSTDQSCAE from the exons ATGGCCTCCCCACCCAAACAAGACCAGCCAA CCTCCAGAAAAAAGGTGGCTGTTGTTGGCGCTGGTGTTAG TGGGCTTGCTGCGGCCTACAAATTGAAATCACATGGTTTCGATGTTACGGTGCTTGAAGCAGATGAAAGAGCTGGAGGAAAGTTAAGAAGTGTCTCATACAAAGGACTTATCTGGGATGAAGGAGCGAATACAATG ACTGAGAGTGAACCAGAGGTCCAGTGCTTACTTGATGATCTTGGACTTCGAGACAAACAACAATTT CCAATTTCTCAAAATAAACGATATATAGTGAGGAATGGGGTGCCAGTACTG TTGCCTACAAATCCCATTGCATTGATCAAGAGCAACTTTCTCTCTGCAAAATCAAAG TTTCAGATCATTTTGGAGCCATTTTTGTGGAAAAAGTACGATTCATCGAAAGTGTCAGATGATGGTACTGATGAAAG TGTGGGTGGGTTCTTTCAGCGCCACTTTGGAAAAGAG GTTGTTGACTATCTAATTGACCCTATTGTTGCTGGTACAAGTGCTGGAGATCCTGACTCTCTTTCT ATGAGTCATTCATTTCCGGAGCTGTGGAATATAGAGAAAAG GTTTGGTTCTATTTTAGCCGGATTAGTCCTCTCAAAATTCTCTACCAAAAAGGAGAGTGGTGGAGTGAGAAATGGTACTACAGAAAAAAGGAAACCTCGCCGTGGTTCCTTTTCCTTTCAGAATGGAATGCAG ACACTCACTGATACACTAAGCAAAGAGCTTGGTGAGGACGCACTTAAGTTAAGATCTGAAGTTTTGTCACTATCTTACAATGCTGGGAAATACGCATCACAAAATTGGTCACTCATTTATTCTAAGGACAAGAATTCAAAGGATTTAATTGCTGATGCTGTTATCATGACG GCTCCTGTTTGCAGTGTCAGAGAAATGAAGTTTATGAAAGGAGGAATTCCCTTTCCCCTAAATTTTCTTCCCGAG GTGGCTTACATGCCGTTATCCGTCATGATAACTACCTTCAGAAAGGAGAGTGTTAAGCGACCACTGGAAGGATTTGGAGTTCTTGTACCTTCCTTAGAACAACAAAATGGTTTAAGAACCCTTG GCACGCTCTTTTCCTCCATGATGTTTCCAAATCGTGCATCAAACGATGAATATCTGTATACTACTTTTATTGGAGGGAGTCGAAACAGGGAGCTTGCAAAGTCATCAAC AGACGAGTTAAAGCAAATTGTTACAACGGATCTGAGACAGCTGTTGGGAGTTGAAGGAGAGCCCACTTTTGTCAA CCATTTCTATTGGAGCAAAGCATTTCCCTTATATGGGCGTAACTATGATTCAGTTGTGAAGGCGATTGaaacaatggaaaaaaatcTTCCTGGTTTCTTTTATGCAG GTAACCACAGGGATGGTTTGTCTGTTGGCAAATCTATAGCCTCCGGATGTAAAGCTGCTGATCTTGTAATTTCTTATCTGGAATCTTCTACTGACCAATCATGCGCTGAATAA
- the LOC103485496 gene encoding protoporphyrinogen oxidase 2 isoform X2, translating to MKSSQSSRKKVAVVGAGVSGLAAAYKLKSHGFDVTVLEADERAGGKLRSVSYKGLIWDEGANTMTESEPEVQCLLDDLGLRDKQQFPISQNKRYIVRNGVPVLLPTNPIALIKSNFLSAKSKFQIILEPFLWKKYDSSKVSDDGTDESVGGFFQRHFGKEVVDYLIDPIVAGTSAGDPDSLSMSHSFPELWNIEKRFGSILAGLVLSKFSTKKESGGVRNGTTEKRKPRRGSFSFQNGMQTLTDTLSKELGEDALKLRSEVLSLSYNAGKYASQNWSLIYSKDKNSKDLIADAVIMTAPVCSVREMKFMKGGIPFPLNFLPEVAYMPLSVMITTFRKESVKRPLEGFGVLVPSLEQQNGLRTLGTLFSSMMFPNRASNDEYLYTTFIGGSRNRELAKSSTDELKQIVTTDLRQLLGVEGEPTFVNHFYWSKAFPLYGRNYDSVVKAIETMEKNLPGFFYAGNHRDGLSVGKSIASGCKAADLVISYLESSTDQSCAE from the exons ATGAAGTCTTCACAAT CCTCCAGAAAAAAGGTGGCTGTTGTTGGCGCTGGTGTTAG TGGGCTTGCTGCGGCCTACAAATTGAAATCACATGGTTTCGATGTTACGGTGCTTGAAGCAGATGAAAGAGCTGGAGGAAAGTTAAGAAGTGTCTCATACAAAGGACTTATCTGGGATGAAGGAGCGAATACAATG ACTGAGAGTGAACCAGAGGTCCAGTGCTTACTTGATGATCTTGGACTTCGAGACAAACAACAATTT CCAATTTCTCAAAATAAACGATATATAGTGAGGAATGGGGTGCCAGTACTG TTGCCTACAAATCCCATTGCATTGATCAAGAGCAACTTTCTCTCTGCAAAATCAAAG TTTCAGATCATTTTGGAGCCATTTTTGTGGAAAAAGTACGATTCATCGAAAGTGTCAGATGATGGTACTGATGAAAG TGTGGGTGGGTTCTTTCAGCGCCACTTTGGAAAAGAG GTTGTTGACTATCTAATTGACCCTATTGTTGCTGGTACAAGTGCTGGAGATCCTGACTCTCTTTCT ATGAGTCATTCATTTCCGGAGCTGTGGAATATAGAGAAAAG GTTTGGTTCTATTTTAGCCGGATTAGTCCTCTCAAAATTCTCTACCAAAAAGGAGAGTGGTGGAGTGAGAAATGGTACTACAGAAAAAAGGAAACCTCGCCGTGGTTCCTTTTCCTTTCAGAATGGAATGCAG ACACTCACTGATACACTAAGCAAAGAGCTTGGTGAGGACGCACTTAAGTTAAGATCTGAAGTTTTGTCACTATCTTACAATGCTGGGAAATACGCATCACAAAATTGGTCACTCATTTATTCTAAGGACAAGAATTCAAAGGATTTAATTGCTGATGCTGTTATCATGACG GCTCCTGTTTGCAGTGTCAGAGAAATGAAGTTTATGAAAGGAGGAATTCCCTTTCCCCTAAATTTTCTTCCCGAG GTGGCTTACATGCCGTTATCCGTCATGATAACTACCTTCAGAAAGGAGAGTGTTAAGCGACCACTGGAAGGATTTGGAGTTCTTGTACCTTCCTTAGAACAACAAAATGGTTTAAGAACCCTTG GCACGCTCTTTTCCTCCATGATGTTTCCAAATCGTGCATCAAACGATGAATATCTGTATACTACTTTTATTGGAGGGAGTCGAAACAGGGAGCTTGCAAAGTCATCAAC AGACGAGTTAAAGCAAATTGTTACAACGGATCTGAGACAGCTGTTGGGAGTTGAAGGAGAGCCCACTTTTGTCAA CCATTTCTATTGGAGCAAAGCATTTCCCTTATATGGGCGTAACTATGATTCAGTTGTGAAGGCGATTGaaacaatggaaaaaaatcTTCCTGGTTTCTTTTATGCAG GTAACCACAGGGATGGTTTGTCTGTTGGCAAATCTATAGCCTCCGGATGTAAAGCTGCTGATCTTGTAATTTCTTATCTGGAATCTTCTACTGACCAATCATGCGCTGAATAA
- the LOC103485496 gene encoding protoporphyrinogen oxidase 2 isoform X6, translating into MKERIQWQAFLTTESEPEVQCLLDDLGLRDKQQFPISQNKRYIVRNGVPVLFQIILEPFLWKKYDSSKVSDDGTDESVGGFFQRHFGKEVVDYLIDPIVAGTSAGDPDSLSMSHSFPELWNIEKRFGSILAGLVLSKFSTKKESGGVRNGTTEKRKPRRGSFSFQNGMQTLTDTLSKELGEDALKLRSEVLSLSYNAGKYASQNWSLIYSKDKNSKDLIADAVIMTAPVCSVREMKFMKGGIPFPLNFLPEVAYMPLSVMITTFRKESVKRPLEGFGVLVPSLEQQNGLRTLGTLFSSMMFPNRASNDEYLYTTFIGGSRNRELAKSSTDELKQIVTTDLRQLLGVEGEPTFVNHFYWSKAFPLYGRNYDSVVKAIETMEKNLPGFFYAGNHRDGLSVGKSIASGCKAADLVISYLESSTDQSCAE; encoded by the exons ATGAAGGAGCGAATACAATGGCAAGCTTTCTTGACA ACTGAGAGTGAACCAGAGGTCCAGTGCTTACTTGATGATCTTGGACTTCGAGACAAACAACAATTT CCAATTTCTCAAAATAAACGATATATAGTGAGGAATGGGGTGCCAGTACTG TTTCAGATCATTTTGGAGCCATTTTTGTGGAAAAAGTACGATTCATCGAAAGTGTCAGATGATGGTACTGATGAAAG TGTGGGTGGGTTCTTTCAGCGCCACTTTGGAAAAGAG GTTGTTGACTATCTAATTGACCCTATTGTTGCTGGTACAAGTGCTGGAGATCCTGACTCTCTTTCT ATGAGTCATTCATTTCCGGAGCTGTGGAATATAGAGAAAAG GTTTGGTTCTATTTTAGCCGGATTAGTCCTCTCAAAATTCTCTACCAAAAAGGAGAGTGGTGGAGTGAGAAATGGTACTACAGAAAAAAGGAAACCTCGCCGTGGTTCCTTTTCCTTTCAGAATGGAATGCAG ACACTCACTGATACACTAAGCAAAGAGCTTGGTGAGGACGCACTTAAGTTAAGATCTGAAGTTTTGTCACTATCTTACAATGCTGGGAAATACGCATCACAAAATTGGTCACTCATTTATTCTAAGGACAAGAATTCAAAGGATTTAATTGCTGATGCTGTTATCATGACG GCTCCTGTTTGCAGTGTCAGAGAAATGAAGTTTATGAAAGGAGGAATTCCCTTTCCCCTAAATTTTCTTCCCGAG GTGGCTTACATGCCGTTATCCGTCATGATAACTACCTTCAGAAAGGAGAGTGTTAAGCGACCACTGGAAGGATTTGGAGTTCTTGTACCTTCCTTAGAACAACAAAATGGTTTAAGAACCCTTG GCACGCTCTTTTCCTCCATGATGTTTCCAAATCGTGCATCAAACGATGAATATCTGTATACTACTTTTATTGGAGGGAGTCGAAACAGGGAGCTTGCAAAGTCATCAAC AGACGAGTTAAAGCAAATTGTTACAACGGATCTGAGACAGCTGTTGGGAGTTGAAGGAGAGCCCACTTTTGTCAA CCATTTCTATTGGAGCAAAGCATTTCCCTTATATGGGCGTAACTATGATTCAGTTGTGAAGGCGATTGaaacaatggaaaaaaatcTTCCTGGTTTCTTTTATGCAG GTAACCACAGGGATGGTTTGTCTGTTGGCAAATCTATAGCCTCCGGATGTAAAGCTGCTGATCTTGTAATTTCTTATCTGGAATCTTCTACTGACCAATCATGCGCTGAATAA